A region from the bacterium genome encodes:
- a CDS encoding ACT domain-containing protein codes for MTGERELSRLLAAMKPELRDGEFVFCAVTPEALEELCIEPVGWFREREGITLIVERNAADSAGLKYGCVMRMITLTVHSVLEAVGFLAAITKRLAEAGISVNPVSAFYHDHLFVPSEKAPAALKMLDELMSGAGQPEDKPVT; via the coding sequence ATGACCGGTGAACGAGAGTTGTCGAGGCTCCTTGCGGCTATGAAGCCGGAGCTTCGCGATGGTGAGTTCGTATTCTGCGCTGTCACGCCCGAGGCACTCGAAGAACTGTGCATCGAGCCTGTCGGATGGTTTCGCGAGCGTGAGGGGATTACCCTGATCGTTGAAAGAAACGCCGCGGACAGCGCAGGTCTGAAATACGGATGCGTGATGAGAATGATCACCCTTACGGTACATTCAGTCCTGGAGGCTGTCGGATTTCTTGCCGCGATAACGAAAAGGCTGGCCGAGGCCGGAATCAGTGTGAATCCGGTTTCGGCCTTCTATCATGATCACCTGTTCGTGCCGTCCGAAAAAGCCCCGGCAGCGCTGAAGATGCTCGACGAGCTCATGAGCGGCGCCGGACAGCCTGAGGATAAGCCAGTCACCTGA
- a CDS encoding DEAD/DEAH box helicase → MHSDHFKNLSLNEPILRALSEQGYQNPTPVQQAAIPEVLAGNDLLATAQTGTGKTAAFALPMLQILHEQEPGGSRHIRALILTPTRELALQIEESLRTYGRYLKLRTTVVLGGVPAASQIRALRKNPDILVATPGRLLDLHNQGYIRLDRIKMLVLDEADRMLDMGFINDVRKIVSELPRDRQTLFFSATLTGEIANLASDMLRNPSKVEVSPAASVSVNIEQKVLFVEQMNKRELLAGILKDKNVSRALVFARTKHRADHLMRQLMNHGISADAIHSNKSQNARQRALSAFDHGKIKVLVATDIVSRGIDVEGISHVINYEMPEDPESYVHRIGRTARAGAAGIALSFCNAEEIKLLREIEKLTKCPLTAVIDHPFHSASIAALLERKSSSSIVPAMPGRPRGRRKTRQKNLMVRRGIR, encoded by the coding sequence ATGCATTCCGATCATTTCAAAAATCTTTCACTCAATGAACCCATTCTCCGCGCGTTATCGGAGCAGGGGTATCAAAATCCGACACCCGTTCAGCAGGCGGCCATTCCGGAGGTGCTTGCGGGCAATGACCTTCTCGCCACCGCGCAGACCGGCACCGGAAAAACAGCGGCGTTTGCCCTCCCGATGCTGCAGATACTGCATGAGCAGGAGCCGGGCGGTTCCAGGCACATCCGTGCTTTAATTCTTACCCCCACCCGTGAGCTCGCGCTGCAGATCGAGGAGAGTCTCCGTACCTATGGCCGTTACCTCAAGCTGCGAACGACCGTGGTCCTCGGGGGAGTGCCTGCGGCTTCACAGATCAGGGCTCTCCGGAAAAATCCCGACATTCTTGTCGCGACTCCGGGACGGCTGCTCGATCTGCACAATCAGGGATATATCCGTCTCGACCGGATTAAAATGCTCGTCCTCGATGAGGCGGACCGTATGCTGGACATGGGATTTATCAACGATGTCCGGAAAATCGTGTCCGAACTTCCCAGGGACCGGCAGACGTTGTTTTTCTCGGCTACATTGACGGGGGAGATTGCCAACCTCGCCTCCGACATGCTCCGGAATCCGTCGAAAGTGGAGGTTTCCCCTGCCGCTTCCGTATCCGTAAACATCGAGCAGAAGGTCCTCTTCGTCGAGCAGATGAATAAACGCGAACTCCTCGCCGGCATTCTGAAAGACAAGAATGTCAGCAGAGCTCTGGTTTTCGCCCGCACAAAACACCGGGCCGATCATCTCATGCGTCAGCTCATGAACCACGGTATCTCAGCCGATGCCATCCACTCGAACAAGAGCCAGAACGCCCGTCAACGCGCGCTTTCGGCGTTCGATCACGGCAAAATCAAGGTGCTCGTCGCGACCGATATTGTCTCGCGGGGGATCGATGTGGAGGGAATCTCGCATGTTATCAACTACGAAATGCCGGAGGATCCGGAAAGCTATGTACACAGGATCGGGCGGACTGCCCGCGCCGGAGCTGCCGGTATAGCACTGTCATTCTGTAATGCCGAGGAAATAAAATTGCTTCGTGAGATCGAGAAACTGACCAAGTGCCCGTTGACCGCAGTCATAGACCATCCCTTCCACTCCGCCTCCATAGCTGCACTCCTCGAACGGAAGTCATCATCGTCCATCGTTCCCGCGATGCCCGGAAGACCACGGGGCCGCCGAAAAACCAGGCAGAAAAACCTCATGGTCAGGCGCGGCATCCGATAA
- a CDS encoding VOC family protein, with the protein MVRAHLDHIVIAAETLEQGVEYVGGILGVEPYGGGKHVAQGTHNKVLRLDDKRYLEVIAIDPEGRKPDFPRWFDLDSARLRSELKIKPRLITWVARTDDIDGLLGQCPLSLGSVRPMSRGQLNWKITCTKDGSMPGGGVIPPIIQWDTPIHPTANMNDSGCSLIRLEGFHTDTEYITKILQSLGLENDITINRVSTTNGIGMRAHIETPGGIKVL; encoded by the coding sequence ATGGTACGTGCGCACCTGGATCATATCGTCATAGCCGCGGAGACGCTTGAACAGGGTGTAGAGTATGTCGGAGGGATTCTGGGAGTCGAGCCTTACGGCGGCGGAAAACATGTCGCCCAGGGCACGCACAATAAGGTGCTCAGGCTCGATGACAAGCGTTATCTGGAAGTGATAGCGATCGATCCCGAGGGACGGAAACCGGATTTTCCGCGTTGGTTCGATCTTGATTCCGCGCGCCTCCGGAGCGAGCTGAAAATAAAACCCCGTCTCATAACATGGGTGGCGCGGACGGACGATATCGACGGGCTGCTCGGTCAGTGTCCGCTTTCGCTCGGGTCGGTCAGGCCCATGAGCAGGGGGCAGCTCAACTGGAAGATAACCTGCACTAAAGACGGGTCGATGCCCGGCGGCGGAGTCATCCCGCCCATAATTCAATGGGACACGCCGATCCATCCGACCGCAAATATGAACGATTCGGGATGCTCTTTAATCAGGCTTGAGGGATTCCATACGGATACTGAATATATTACAAAGATTTTACAGTCTCTCGGGCTCGAAAACGATATAACCATCAACCGGGTAAGCACCACAAACGGTATCGGCATGAGGGCACATATTGAAACCCCGGGCGGAATCAAGGTTTTATAG
- a CDS encoding DinB family protein, with amino-acid sequence MNWTELLKVETEHNYKVAEGLLDLVDNDRLDWKPSTGSNWMTTGQLIFHIVSACGAGFKGFVTGDWGFQPGTDADAIPPEEMLLPAEKLPKIGSIAEAKKLLREDRLLALDMLGKCSEKDLAEKIAPAPWDQEKTVLGHRLLQMVEHLGSHKSQLFYYLKLQGKPVHTGHLWGM; translated from the coding sequence ATGAACTGGACAGAATTGCTGAAAGTCGAGACCGAGCACAATTACAAGGTCGCCGAGGGGCTTCTCGATCTGGTCGATAACGACAGGCTTGACTGGAAACCCTCGACCGGAAGCAACTGGATGACCACCGGCCAGCTGATCTTCCACATTGTCAGTGCATGCGGCGCAGGGTTCAAGGGATTCGTTACCGGAGACTGGGGTTTTCAGCCGGGAACCGATGCAGACGCTATTCCTCCCGAGGAGATGCTGTTGCCCGCCGAAAAGCTTCCGAAAATCGGCAGCATTGCCGAGGCGAAAAAACTTCTTCGTGAGGACAGGCTCCTTGCGCTTGACATGCTCGGTAAATGTTCGGAAAAGGATTTAGCCGAAAAAATCGCTCCGGCGCCCTGGGATCAGGAAAAGACAGTCCTCGGACACCGTCTCCTCCAGATGGTCGAACATCTCGGTTCCCACAAAAGCCAGCTATTCTACTATCTGAAGCTCCAGGGCAAGCCTGTTCACACCGGTCACCTGTGGGGTATGTAG
- a CDS encoding PAS domain S-box protein, protein MSVQSPNGKPRKDRTKAAMGNPRTPDRELSLFRELLEIVCKNRLPGETYPLLLAEISSFTGFPICFIELYDEKKQVMTFEAVYGIDSYTGTEAYKIPLDKTLSGEAVRTGKPVVGTRGEGTAWYASNLYKNIDIKTHICFPLLTDNHVTRVLHLAHCETVEYDSRFFEWFRTVAECIGLITDHVKMVERSREDREKLSSFIENSQFGIFRSSLDGRILYANKAITSIFGYSAEEALKITDSGHQLFIAPERRAEIINAIIHNTGKTTFETDFRKKDGTIFTVNLHITPIRDTDGNVLYLEGFVEDIGERKKAERALQESEKKYRLLFSEMINGFALCEIIIGPDGKPCDFRYLDVNPGYERQMGLERGKVVGKTGSELFPNNDPFWLDVYSRVALTGQPMSFERYGKIADKYFEVNAFCPEKGKFAITFTDITERHKVQAALRESEEKYRKLYNGMVVGFSLLDVIPGREDSHDGYIFIEVNPGFERSTGIEAKNVVGRTAGEVFPKAHHEWVEHFKNVLATGMLEHFEIMAESLKRFYDVTAFKMENRLAVTFSDISERKIAEDALRESESRYRILFESAGDVIVIHDYDGRILDINRMAGEKLGYGYDDLISMSVWDLSAEGELRYGGLEEQLISKGYVFYEWECIRQDGKEISFEVNARLIEFRGIKAVLGIARDITQRKLLEKQYVQAQKMEVMARLAGGVAHDFNNVLTAILGYADLAALELSEENPAYDDISEMKKTAERAISLTRQLLAFSRHQMIEPKVINVNTVISNMDSMLRRLIGEDVELLTIPKQNLWAVKIDPGQLEQVLTNLVINARDAMTNGGTVIIETDNILLDGEYANTHAEVVPGEYVQITVSDTGMGMNEEVMSQIFEPFYTTKEKDKGTGLGLSTCYGIVKQNKGHIFVYSEVGLGSTFKVYLPRAEGVPENDGNLSDMHFLPGGKETILIVEDESSVRKMVARILSDLGYTIIEASNGEEALDVAGQHSLEKINLLLTDVVMPQMGGIELSENIRRLNPSMKILFVSGYTGDTMFQRRFFEGDIQFLQKPFSVDKLATKIREILDS, encoded by the coding sequence ATGTCAGTCCAATCCCCGAATGGCAAACCGCGCAAAGACCGTACAAAAGCCGCGATGGGAAATCCCCGGACACCCGACCGGGAATTAAGTCTGTTCCGGGAACTTTTGGAAATCGTTTGCAAAAACCGTTTACCTGGCGAAACCTACCCGTTGTTACTCGCAGAAATCTCATCTTTCACCGGTTTTCCCATATGTTTCATCGAGTTGTATGACGAAAAGAAGCAGGTCATGACATTTGAGGCTGTGTATGGGATCGATTCATACACCGGAACGGAAGCATACAAGATACCGCTCGATAAAACCCTGTCGGGCGAGGCTGTCCGCACAGGTAAACCGGTGGTAGGCACCCGGGGGGAAGGGACTGCCTGGTACGCTTCTAATTTGTATAAAAATATCGATATTAAAACGCACATCTGCTTTCCTTTATTGACCGATAATCATGTTACACGCGTTCTCCACCTCGCTCACTGTGAAACCGTTGAATATGACAGCCGGTTTTTCGAATGGTTCCGGACTGTAGCTGAATGTATCGGGCTTATAACAGACCATGTCAAGATGGTGGAACGGTCAAGGGAAGATCGGGAAAAGCTGAGTAGTTTTATTGAAAACTCGCAGTTCGGTATTTTCAGAAGCTCGCTTGATGGCCGTATTTTGTATGCAAATAAAGCTATCACCAGTATTTTCGGTTATTCTGCCGAGGAGGCATTGAAAATCACCGATTCTGGTCACCAGTTATTCATTGCTCCCGAACGCCGCGCTGAAATTATAAACGCTATAATCCACAATACCGGAAAGACAACGTTTGAGACCGATTTCAGGAAAAAAGACGGCACCATTTTCACGGTGAATCTCCATATCACTCCTATTCGCGATACGGATGGGAATGTGCTTTATCTGGAGGGTTTTGTCGAGGACATCGGTGAACGGAAAAAAGCCGAGAGGGCTCTTCAGGAAAGCGAAAAAAAGTACCGCCTTCTCTTCAGCGAGATGATCAATGGCTTTGCCCTCTGTGAGATTATAATCGGGCCTGATGGCAAACCCTGTGATTTCCGCTACCTCGATGTCAATCCCGGTTACGAGCGCCAGATGGGGCTCGAGAGGGGCAAGGTTGTCGGCAAAACGGGGTCGGAGTTATTTCCGAACAACGACCCTTTCTGGCTCGATGTATACAGCAGGGTTGCATTGACCGGTCAGCCGATGAGCTTCGAACGGTATGGGAAAATTGCGGACAAATACTTTGAAGTCAATGCATTCTGCCCGGAAAAGGGAAAATTTGCCATTACCTTTACCGATATCACCGAACGGCATAAAGTGCAGGCAGCGCTCAGGGAGAGTGAGGAGAAGTACCGGAAACTCTATAACGGGATGGTCGTCGGTTTTTCGCTTTTGGATGTTATTCCTGGCCGCGAGGATAGTCATGACGGATATATTTTTATCGAGGTGAATCCCGGATTCGAGCGTTCGACGGGGATTGAAGCGAAAAATGTTGTTGGCAGAACAGCGGGAGAAGTTTTTCCGAAAGCACACCATGAATGGGTGGAACATTTCAAAAATGTCTTAGCGACGGGAATGTTGGAGCATTTCGAGATAATGGCCGAAAGCCTGAAAAGATTTTACGATGTGACCGCCTTCAAAATGGAAAACAGGCTCGCCGTGACCTTCAGCGATATATCGGAGCGGAAAATTGCGGAAGATGCGCTCAGGGAATCCGAAAGCCGGTATAGAATCCTGTTCGAGAGCGCCGGCGATGTGATCGTCATTCACGATTATGACGGCAGGATTCTGGATATCAACCGTATGGCAGGTGAAAAACTGGGATATGGTTATGATGATCTGATTTCCATGAGCGTATGGGATTTATCCGCCGAGGGGGAGCTGCGGTACGGCGGGCTGGAGGAACAGCTTATCTCGAAAGGATATGTCTTTTATGAGTGGGAGTGTATTCGTCAGGACGGAAAGGAAATATCCTTTGAGGTCAACGCCCGTCTGATAGAATTCAGGGGAATAAAGGCCGTGCTCGGAATAGCCCGCGATATTACACAGCGCAAGCTCCTTGAAAAACAGTATGTTCAGGCCCAGAAAATGGAAGTCATGGCCCGTCTTGCCGGGGGCGTGGCCCATGATTTCAATAATGTTCTCACCGCGATTTTAGGGTATGCGGATCTTGCCGCGCTTGAGCTCAGCGAGGAAAATCCGGCGTACGATGATATCAGCGAGATGAAAAAAACCGCGGAGCGCGCCATCAGCCTCACCCGGCAGCTCCTCGCGTTCTCACGGCACCAGATGATCGAGCCGAAAGTAATAAACGTTAATACGGTTATCAGTAACATGGACAGTATGCTCCGCCGTCTCATCGGGGAGGATGTCGAGCTTCTGACCATACCGAAACAGAACCTGTGGGCGGTGAAGATCGATCCCGGCCAGTTGGAACAGGTGCTGACCAATCTTGTCATCAACGCCCGTGATGCCATGACAAACGGCGGTACTGTGATAATCGAGACCGACAATATACTGCTCGATGGGGAGTATGCGAACACTCATGCGGAAGTTGTTCCCGGAGAGTATGTTCAGATAACGGTGAGCGATACCGGCATGGGTATGAACGAGGAAGTGATGAGCCAGATATTCGAGCCTTTTTATACGACAAAGGAGAAGGATAAAGGAACCGGCCTGGGGCTTTCAACCTGCTATGGAATCGTAAAACAGAATAAAGGTCATATCTTTGTATACAGCGAGGTCGGTCTCGGCTCGACCTTCAAGGTCTATTTACCGCGGGCCGAAGGTGTCCCTGAAAACGACGGGAATCTGAGCGATATGCATTTTCTGCCCGGAGGGAAAGAAACCATACTGATTGTGGAGGATGAATCTTCGGTCCGTAAAATGGTTGCCCGGATTCTGTCAGACCTCGGTTATACGATTATCGAGGCCTCGAACGGTGAAGAAGCGCTCGATGTTGCCGGACAGCACAGTCTGGAAAAGATCAATCTGCTTCTCACCGATGTTGTGATGCCGCAGATGGGAGGGATTGAGCTTTCCGAGAATATACGACGGTTGAATCCGTCCATGAAAATTCTGTTTGTTTCGGGATATACGGGCGACACCATGTTCCAGCGCCGTTTTTTCGAGGGGGACATTCAGTTTCTGCAGAAACCTTTCTCCGTGGATAAGCTCGCCACAAAAATCCGCGAGATACTCGATTCCTGA
- a CDS encoding CPBP family intramembrane metalloprotease, translating into MAPDVKKILTFVGLTYLFCWLLIGVYAISGGEWVSGKTAPVALLFSWIPGLVAIGLQKYLYKDREPVMSRLSIRFRPNRWFFVAAAIPAVAALATNEVGLMLPWHEYSPDMAGFYRMLEKTLSPEKIEQVRMFYDRLPFSVFWFSFVTGIVGGVTISALFTLGEEIGWRGFVQKQFSALGFWKSSLLTGFLWGVWYVPTVLMGQYYDDHRGYGAGMMIVFCLLLAPLLNYIRLKSGSVAAASIFHGTLKSLVAVPMIMVEGGNDLTLGFTGLAGFIVLFVANLLVAGFDRFVSDQPVIFPVAEAADEVANESGEEEEKTS; encoded by the coding sequence ATGGCACCAGATGTTAAGAAAATTCTGACCTTTGTCGGGCTGACCTACCTGTTCTGCTGGCTCCTTATCGGTGTATATGCAATATCCGGCGGTGAATGGGTCAGCGGGAAAACCGCTCCGGTTGCTTTGCTTTTTTCATGGATTCCAGGGCTGGTCGCCATCGGACTCCAGAAATACCTGTACAAGGACAGGGAGCCGGTCATGAGCAGGCTTTCCATACGGTTCCGGCCCAACCGCTGGTTTTTCGTGGCGGCGGCGATTCCTGCTGTTGCGGCGCTCGCCACCAACGAGGTTGGACTCATGCTGCCCTGGCACGAGTACTCTCCCGATATGGCCGGCTTTTACCGTATGCTGGAAAAAACCCTGTCTCCCGAGAAAATCGAGCAGGTGCGGATGTTTTATGACCGTCTGCCGTTCTCCGTATTCTGGTTTTCATTTGTCACCGGTATCGTCGGGGGAGTAACTATCAGCGCACTGTTTACCCTCGGCGAGGAAATCGGATGGCGGGGATTTGTTCAGAAACAGTTTTCGGCGCTGGGTTTCTGGAAATCATCGCTCCTCACCGGATTTCTCTGGGGCGTATGGTATGTGCCGACCGTGCTCATGGGCCAGTATTACGACGATCACCGCGGTTACGGTGCGGGTATGATGATCGTGTTCTGCCTTCTCCTCGCGCCGCTGCTCAATTATATCAGGCTCAAGTCAGGTTCCGTCGCCGCCGCCTCGATATTTCACGGGACATTGAAAAGCCTTGTGGCTGTTCCCATGATCATGGTCGAGGGCGGGAATGACCTGACCCTCGGATTTACCGGGCTTGCCGGATTCATCGTGCTCTTTGTCGCCAACCTGCTCGTTGCCGGGTTCGACCGGTTTGTTTCCGATCAGCCGGTGATTTTCCCCGTTGCCGAGGCTGCTGATGAGGTCGCGAATGAATCCGGAGAGGAGGAAGAAAAGACCTCATGA
- a CDS encoding inositol-3-phosphate synthase: protein MEKIRIAITGIGNCASSLIQGISYYKDKKEEDVTGLMHWNLGGYKPCDIEVVAALDIDKRKVGKDVNEAIFSLPNNTKVFCGNIPKTGVAVQMGRVLDGVSPHMRNYDDKYTFVVSDKKEPSKKDVVRILKESKAEMLLNYLPVGSEEAVKFYAECALEAEIGFQNNMPVFIASNTEWAAKFKAKNIPIIGDDIKAQLGATITHRVLADLFNKRGVKLDRTYQLNTGGNTDFLNMLNSERLKSKRVSKTEAVQSVLGKRLDPENIHIGPSDFVPWQKDNKVCFLRMEGRLFGDVPMNLELRLSVEDSPNSAGVGIDAIRCLKLALNRGKGGVLYSPSSFFMKHPPKQYTDEEAYRMTEDFIAGKRED, encoded by the coding sequence ATGGAGAAGATCAGGATTGCAATTACCGGAATCGGTAATTGCGCTAGTTCATTAATCCAGGGGATATCCTATTATAAAGACAAAAAGGAAGAGGATGTCACCGGATTAATGCACTGGAACCTCGGTGGCTATAAGCCCTGTGACATAGAGGTTGTCGCCGCCTTAGACATCGATAAAAGAAAAGTGGGAAAGGATGTGAACGAAGCGATTTTTTCGCTTCCCAACAACACAAAGGTATTCTGCGGGAATATCCCGAAAACCGGTGTCGCGGTGCAGATGGGCAGGGTGTTGGACGGTGTTTCCCCCCACATGCGGAATTATGACGATAAATATACGTTTGTAGTGAGCGACAAGAAAGAGCCTTCCAAAAAGGATGTAGTCAGGATACTGAAAGAGTCGAAAGCTGAGATGCTGCTCAATTATCTTCCGGTAGGATCGGAAGAAGCGGTGAAGTTTTATGCCGAATGCGCCCTCGAGGCGGAAATCGGATTTCAGAACAACATGCCGGTTTTTATTGCAAGCAATACCGAGTGGGCTGCAAAATTCAAGGCGAAAAATATACCCATTATTGGAGATGACATAAAGGCGCAGCTTGGCGCCACCATCACGCACCGTGTCCTTGCGGACCTGTTCAACAAACGCGGTGTGAAGCTCGACAGAACCTACCAGCTCAATACGGGCGGTAATACCGACTTTCTGAATATGCTCAATTCCGAACGGCTGAAATCGAAACGGGTGTCGAAAACCGAGGCGGTGCAGTCTGTGCTCGGAAAACGTCTCGATCCGGAGAACATACATATCGGCCCGAGCGATTTTGTTCCCTGGCAGAAGGATAACAAGGTGTGTTTCCTCAGAATGGAAGGCAGGCTTTTCGGCGATGTTCCCATGAACCTCGAGCTGAGGCTTTCGGTGGAGGATTCCCCGAATTCCGCCGGGGTGGGCATCGATGCGATCAGATGCCTCAAGCTTGCGCTCAACAGGGGCAAAGGCGGTGTGCTCTATTCGCCCTCGTCATTTTTCATGAAACACCCGCCAAAGCAGTATACCGATGAAGAAGCATACCGCATGACCGAGGATTTCATCGCCGGAAAACGTGAGGACTGA
- a CDS encoding DUF4202 domain-containing protein — MKNDHIEKVKKRINELVVQSPYPEEPFHSINTLEWLLKLAPDADMALQIAALGHDIERSVEGRKVKAANFSTFDEYMEAHALNSAEILTEIMEECGVDQELTEEVAFLVSRHETGGGERLDFLVNADVLSFFQVCLPLYYDRKGTELTKKRMVWGYKKLSKELRRKVSEIEFLDEELRNLVEETVGFGEG, encoded by the coding sequence ATGAAAAATGACCACATCGAAAAGGTGAAGAAGAGGATCAATGAGCTTGTCGTTCAGTCTCCTTATCCTGAGGAGCCGTTTCATTCGATCAATACGCTCGAATGGCTTCTCAAACTCGCTCCCGATGCGGACATGGCTCTCCAGATAGCCGCGCTCGGCCACGATATCGAACGGTCGGTGGAGGGCAGAAAGGTGAAAGCCGCGAATTTCTCGACCTTCGATGAGTACATGGAGGCGCACGCCCTGAACAGCGCGGAGATTCTCACCGAAATCATGGAGGAATGCGGGGTCGATCAGGAATTGACCGAAGAGGTCGCTTTCCTGGTGAGCCGTCACGAGACCGGTGGAGGCGAACGTCTCGATTTTCTCGTGAACGCCGATGTGCTTTCATTTTTCCAGGTATGCCTTCCGCTCTATTATGACCGTAAGGGAACCGAGCTCACCAAAAAACGGATGGTGTGGGGGTACAAGAAGCTTTCAAAGGAATTACGCAGGAAGGTTTCCGAAATCGAGTTTCTCGATGAGGAGCTCCGAAACCTCGTCGAGGAGACGGTCGGATTCGGGGAAGGATAG